From a region of the Apibacter sp. B3706 genome:
- the serC gene encoding 3-phosphoserine/phosphohydroxythreonine transaminase: MKKYNFSAGPSTLPEEVIQQASQAVLDFNNNGISLIEISHRSKDFIAIMEEARSLAKKLMKLDDNHEVLYLQGGASLQFSMVPYNLLKSKAAYVDSGNFASMAIKEAEKIGNIEVVASSKQDKYTYIPKDYVVPSDADYLHITTNNTVYGTEIKTFPDTDIPLVCDMSSDILSRNIDYNKFAVLYAGAQKNLGPAGVTLVVVDKRLLGKTGRNLPSYLDYEVHIAKESMANTPPVFAVYTTLLNLRWLEKQGGTEGIEKKNKEKAELLYNEIDRNPLFRGVCVKEDRSPMNVCFFLNDEEKHKARFDQMWKDANIVGVGGYRTVGGYRASIYNAMPLEGVQVLVNVMKELEKTA, translated from the coding sequence ATGAAAAAATATAACTTTAGTGCAGGACCTTCTACTTTACCGGAAGAAGTTATTCAACAAGCCTCTCAGGCTGTATTGGATTTTAATAATAACGGGATCTCTTTAATTGAAATATCTCATAGAAGTAAAGATTTTATAGCTATCATGGAAGAAGCTAGATCGCTAGCTAAGAAATTAATGAAGTTGGATGATAATCATGAAGTTTTATATTTACAAGGAGGAGCCAGTTTGCAATTTTCAATGGTTCCCTATAATCTGCTTAAGTCGAAAGCGGCTTATGTTGACAGCGGAAATTTTGCATCTATGGCAATTAAAGAAGCAGAAAAAATCGGTAATATAGAGGTTGTTGCTTCATCTAAACAAGATAAATATACCTATATTCCTAAAGATTATGTGGTACCCTCTGATGCTGATTACTTACATATAACCACCAATAATACGGTATACGGAACAGAAATAAAAACATTTCCTGATACTGATATACCTTTAGTATGTGATATGTCATCGGATATTTTAAGCAGGAACATAGATTATAATAAATTTGCTGTATTGTATGCAGGTGCTCAAAAAAATCTTGGTCCGGCAGGAGTTACCCTGGTTGTTGTGGATAAAAGATTATTGGGAAAAACAGGAAGAAATTTACCTTCTTATTTAGATTATGAAGTTCATATTGCCAAAGAAAGTATGGCTAATACTCCACCCGTTTTTGCAGTGTATACCACCTTATTAAATTTACGCTGGTTAGAGAAACAAGGAGGAACAGAAGGCATTGAGAAAAAAAATAAAGAAAAGGCGGAATTGTTATATAATGAAATCGATCGAAATCCGTTATTTAGAGGTGTTTGTGTGAAAGAAGACAGATCGCCTATGAATGTATGTTTCTTTTTGAACGATGAAGAAAAACATAAAGCCCGATTTGATCAAATGTGGAAAGATGCAAATATTGTAGGTGTGGGAGGATACAGAACAGTAGGAGGATACAGAGCCAGCATTTACAATGCCATGCCTTTAGAGGGGGTGCAAGTGTTAGTTAATGTTATGAAAGAACTTGAAAAAACCGCTTAA
- a CDS encoding DUF4835 family protein translates to MKHISLITLLLFLPLFAACQQLLADVNIDFSKVQGSNNQVFTTLKKDLKEFINNTDWVQGKKLSVQERIKCSFGIIIEERISTDKFKATLLIQSSRPVYNSSYITPVLNYQDTDFTFNYLESENLVFNESRFSGKNLTDVIAYYIYMILGYDADTFSRYGGNEYFDKAQKIADNSINQGYNGWNTFDGPRTRGSLISDLINDKAKMLRNISYNYHRLGLDVMSSNELQAKTHIATYLMKLNEYSSNYQFYPLDLFLTAKREEIANIFSGGTPVTSMNISELKTLLQKINPINSNEYWNKIKN, encoded by the coding sequence ATGAAACATATATCTTTAATTACTCTATTGCTATTTTTACCTTTGTTTGCTGCTTGCCAACAATTATTGGCTGATGTTAATATCGATTTCAGTAAAGTTCAAGGATCAAACAATCAAGTTTTTACTACCTTGAAAAAAGATTTAAAAGAATTTATCAACAATACGGATTGGGTTCAGGGTAAAAAATTATCTGTTCAGGAACGTATTAAATGTTCGTTCGGAATTATTATTGAGGAACGAATTTCAACAGATAAATTTAAAGCTACCTTATTAATTCAATCCAGCAGACCGGTTTATAATTCTTCTTATATCACACCGGTGTTAAATTATCAAGATACCGATTTTACCTTTAATTATCTTGAATCCGAAAATTTAGTATTTAATGAATCCCGATTCAGCGGAAAAAATTTAACTGATGTTATTGCCTATTATATTTATATGATCTTAGGATATGACGCAGACACATTTTCACGATATGGAGGAAATGAATACTTTGATAAAGCTCAAAAAATTGCAGATAATTCCATTAATCAAGGATACAACGGGTGGAATACTTTTGACGGTCCTAGAACCCGAGGATCTCTTATTTCCGATCTAATAAATGATAAAGCAAAAATGTTAAGAAATATTTCTTATAATTATCATCGTTTAGGATTAGATGTAATGTCTTCTAATGAATTACAAGCTAAAACTCACATTGCTACTTATTTAATGAAATTAAATGAATATTCTTCCAATTATCAGTTTTATCCTTTAGATCTTTTCTTAACTGCAAAACGTGAAGAAATAGCCAATATATTTTCTGGCGGAACTCCGGTTACTTCAATGAACATTTCAGAATTGAAAACTCTGTTACAAAAAATCAATCCAATCAACAGTAACGAATACTGGAATAAAATTAAAAATTAG
- the coaBC gene encoding bifunctional phosphopantothenoylcysteine decarboxylase/phosphopantothenate--cysteine ligase CoaBC, with translation MSVLEGKKIVLIITGGIAAYKTASLVRLFMKRGCVVQVIMTPKAHNFITPLTLSTLSKKPVYTQFFEGNTGEWNNHVDLALHADYLVVAPATSNTLSKMASAEADNLALATYLSAKNTVFFAPAMDLDMYKNPYNQENIKKLQQKGDILIPPNKGELASGLEGEGRMAEPEEILDFIENYIRKELIFYKKKLLITAGPTYEPIDPVRFIGNHSSGKMGFEIAKAAEKLGAEVTLVSGPTCQKLSHCSSIKRIDVMSSEEMYQKVTEHYQSTDIVIMAAAVADYRPETVSKTKIKKNEESFSLPLLKNKDILLELGKTKSNQFLVGFALETNNEEENALTKLNKKNLNMIVLNSLQDKGAGFSYDTNKITILDNKGGIEYFDLQTKEKVAENILKSIHERIKT, from the coding sequence ATGTCGGTTTTAGAAGGGAAAAAGATCGTTTTAATTATTACAGGTGGCATAGCTGCTTATAAAACTGCTTCCCTTGTAAGGCTTTTCATGAAAAGAGGTTGTGTAGTGCAGGTAATTATGACCCCCAAGGCTCATAATTTTATTACTCCCTTAACTTTATCGACTCTTTCCAAAAAACCGGTATATACTCAATTTTTTGAAGGTAACACCGGAGAATGGAACAACCATGTAGATTTAGCTTTACATGCCGATTATTTGGTGGTAGCACCTGCTACCTCCAATACATTGTCTAAAATGGCTAGTGCCGAAGCTGATAATTTAGCCTTAGCAACCTATTTGTCAGCAAAAAACACAGTTTTTTTTGCTCCTGCAATGGATTTGGATATGTATAAAAATCCATACAATCAGGAAAACATTAAGAAACTTCAACAAAAAGGAGATATTTTAATACCTCCAAATAAGGGCGAACTTGCCAGTGGATTGGAAGGTGAAGGAAGGATGGCAGAGCCGGAAGAAATTTTAGACTTTATTGAAAATTATATACGAAAAGAGTTAATTTTTTATAAAAAGAAACTATTGATTACTGCCGGTCCTACCTATGAACCTATTGATCCGGTACGTTTTATTGGCAATCATTCTTCAGGTAAAATGGGTTTTGAAATAGCTAAAGCAGCCGAAAAATTAGGGGCTGAAGTTACCTTAGTATCTGGTCCTACTTGTCAAAAACTCTCTCATTGTTCTTCTATTAAAAGAATAGATGTTATGTCTTCTGAAGAAATGTATCAAAAAGTAACGGAACATTATCAGAGTACAGATATTGTTATTATGGCCGCAGCTGTAGCCGATTATAGACCAGAAACTGTATCTAAAACTAAAATTAAGAAAAATGAAGAATCATTTTCTTTACCCTTATTAAAAAATAAAGATATACTTTTAGAGTTAGGTAAAACCAAAAGTAACCAATTTTTAGTGGGATTTGCTCTTGAAACGAATAATGAAGAAGAAAATGCTCTTACTAAATTGAACAAAAAGAATTTGAATATGATTGTTTTAAATTCTTTACAGGATAAAGGCGCAGGGTTTTCTTACGATACCAATAAAATAACTATTTTAGATAACAAGGGAGGTATAGAGTATTTTGATCTTCAAACCAAAGAAAAAGTTGCTGAAAATATTTTAAAATCTATTCATGAAAGAATTAAAACCTGA
- a CDS encoding NAD(P)H-dependent oxidoreductase — MKTLIINGHPNLDQSIIHKRWSEELKKYPKDFTVHNLCYEYPDYKIDVQKEQKLIENHENLILQYPIYWFNVPGLIKRWIDEVFTYGWAYGSKGDKLKDKKIALALSAGINEDDLKDNKNLNLEDLILPIKLTAAYVSSNFRGYYMLYNSYYAADNGTLDKSIDEYISFIKGL, encoded by the coding sequence ATGAAAACATTAATTATTAATGGTCACCCCAATTTAGATCAATCGATAATTCATAAAAGATGGTCAGAAGAATTAAAAAAATATCCGAAAGATTTTACAGTTCATAATCTTTGCTATGAATATCCGGATTATAAAATTGATGTTCAAAAAGAACAAAAGTTAATTGAAAACCATGAAAACTTAATTTTACAATATCCAATATATTGGTTTAATGTACCCGGTTTAATAAAACGATGGATCGATGAGGTATTTACTTATGGCTGGGCCTATGGATCTAAAGGGGATAAATTAAAAGATAAAAAAATAGCATTAGCGTTGTCTGCCGGTATAAATGAAGACGATCTTAAAGATAATAAAAATCTGAATTTGGAAGATTTAATTTTGCCTATTAAACTCACGGCAGCCTATGTTAGTTCGAATTTTAGGGGATATTATATGTTGTATAATTCTTATTATGCAGCTGATAATGGTACTTTGGATAAAAGCATAGACGAATATATATCCTTTATAAAAGGCTTATAA
- a CDS encoding outer membrane protein assembly factor BamD, whose protein sequence is MKKIPLLGLSFLLLISCERRLNQALKSTDKDLILKVAEEYEQRKKYSQAISLYEYANKFIVGTDEAPEVSYRTAYLNYLDKNYRLAAHQFKNFVMSYPKDSRADEAAFMAAYCYYADSPDYNLDQTNTRDALKELQLYIDTYPNSDKIAECNRMMDDLTRKLEKKAFENAKTLYKVTEYKAAIISFDNVLSDFPDTKLREDILIYSLRAKTELAVNSIHRLQNERINDAVNSYNNFCKLFPKSEYLDEAKRLNNRLENARIVYQNKEKSINEAKDQSEDKLKSAEKERKNKIS, encoded by the coding sequence ATGAAAAAAATACCTCTACTAGGTTTGTCATTTCTCCTTTTAATTAGTTGTGAGAGAAGATTAAATCAAGCTTTGAAAAGTACTGATAAAGACTTGATATTAAAGGTTGCTGAAGAATATGAACAAAGAAAAAAATATTCTCAAGCCATTAGCTTATACGAGTATGCAAACAAATTTATAGTAGGAACAGATGAAGCTCCTGAAGTTTCTTATCGAACAGCTTATTTAAACTACCTGGATAAAAACTACAGACTTGCGGCTCATCAGTTTAAAAATTTTGTAATGTCGTATCCTAAAGATTCAAGAGCAGATGAAGCTGCATTTATGGCTGCTTATTGTTATTATGCAGACTCTCCTGATTATAATTTGGATCAAACGAATACTCGTGATGCGTTAAAAGAATTACAACTCTATATTGATACGTATCCAAACTCGGATAAGATTGCAGAATGCAATCGAATGATGGACGATTTGACAAGAAAGTTGGAAAAGAAAGCCTTTGAAAATGCTAAAACTTTATATAAAGTAACAGAATATAAAGCCGCTATTATTTCTTTTGATAATGTATTAAGCGATTTTCCGGATACTAAATTGCGTGAAGATATCTTAATTTATTCTTTAAGAGCAAAAACTGAATTAGCAGTTAATTCCATTCATAGATTGCAAAATGAACGGATTAATGATGCGGTTAATTCATATAACAACTTTTGCAAATTATTTCCAAAATCTGAATATTTAGACGAAGCTAAAAGATTGAATAATCGATTGGAAAATGCCAGAATTGTATATCAGAACAAAGAAAAAAGCATTAATGAAGCAAAAGATCAATCAGAAGATAAACTAAAATCAGCAGAAAAAGAGCGAAAAAATAAAATAAGTTAA
- the recN gene encoding DNA repair protein RecN, which yields MLSHLSIRNYALIDILDINFPSGMITVTGETGAGKSIILGALKLVLGERADYKSLKNADEKCFVEAEFTLDRELFSDFFIQNELDFDPITIIRREILPSGKSRAFINDTPVTLSVLHSLTEKLIDIHSQFDTSDLMNEKYQLHILDTYSGATLDLKKYQNVYQKYVFENSRLTSLKDKLLLGNEEVDYKNYLLEELNTAQLDSINFVEMENELNLLKNSEYLAQILTEVKQILDNDEIGILNQLREVSSRMDKGSQYSTDLMKLSERISSIKLELQDISAESEFFLERLDFNPLRYEDLTQKVDLIHSLYAKHKVTTIEELKQIRDSLSKDTSDLMNLENQIQACQDTIKTLSSELTKWAQDLHTKRKTHVPELENKILTILSHLGMEKSKIEISIQKTDQFTANGTDIVNILFSANAGMSLQPIAKAISGGERSRVMLAIKKIMSEKEALPTLILDEIDTGVSGRIANEMGKLMQQMASTMQLIAITHLPQVAAKGNSQFKVEKTEKSGETQTQIRLLNHEERIEEIAQLISGSDITENARKQAIELLK from the coding sequence ATGCTATCTCATTTATCAATTCGTAATTATGCGTTGATAGATATCCTGGATATTAACTTTCCTTCCGGTATGATAACTGTTACAGGCGAAACCGGTGCCGGTAAATCTATAATTCTGGGAGCATTAAAATTAGTTTTAGGCGAGAGGGCAGATTACAAATCTTTGAAAAATGCTGATGAAAAATGCTTTGTTGAAGCGGAATTCACTCTTGATCGCGAACTATTTTCTGACTTTTTTATTCAAAATGAATTGGATTTCGATCCTATTACTATTATTAGAAGAGAAATTTTACCTTCAGGTAAATCTAGAGCTTTCATTAATGATACTCCGGTTACCCTATCTGTATTACATTCGCTAACTGAAAAACTTATTGATATTCATTCTCAATTTGATACTTCGGATCTGATGAATGAAAAATATCAATTACATATATTGGATACTTATTCCGGTGCAACTTTAGATTTGAAAAAGTATCAAAATGTTTATCAAAAATACGTATTTGAAAATTCGAGGCTTACCTCGTTAAAGGATAAATTACTTTTAGGTAATGAAGAAGTTGATTATAAAAACTATTTATTAGAAGAGTTAAATACGGCTCAATTAGATTCCATCAATTTTGTTGAAATGGAAAATGAACTGAATTTATTGAAAAATTCAGAATATTTAGCTCAAATCTTAACTGAAGTTAAACAAATCTTAGATAATGATGAGATAGGGATTTTAAATCAATTACGTGAAGTATCTTCGCGCATGGATAAAGGCTCGCAGTATTCAACGGATTTAATGAAATTATCTGAAAGAATCAGCAGCATTAAGTTGGAATTACAAGATATATCGGCAGAATCCGAGTTTTTCCTTGAAAGATTAGACTTCAATCCGCTGCGTTATGAAGATCTTACTCAAAAAGTTGATTTAATTCATTCTTTATATGCGAAGCATAAAGTAACCACTATAGAGGAATTAAAACAAATTAGAGATTCTTTATCTAAAGATACCTCTGATTTGATGAATTTGGAAAATCAAATCCAAGCCTGTCAAGATACTATTAAAACACTTTCTTCAGAACTAACTAAATGGGCTCAGGATCTTCATACTAAAAGAAAGACACATGTTCCTGAATTAGAAAACAAAATACTCACTATACTTTCACATTTAGGAATGGAAAAATCTAAAATTGAAATTTCCATACAAAAAACAGATCAATTTACGGCAAACGGTACAGATATCGTCAATATTTTATTTTCCGCTAATGCCGGCATGTCCTTACAGCCTATAGCTAAAGCCATATCGGGAGGTGAACGATCACGCGTAATGTTAGCAATAAAAAAAATTATGTCTGAGAAAGAAGCATTACCTACTTTAATTCTTGATGAAATTGATACGGGGGTTTCAGGACGTATTGCTAATGAAATGGGAAAATTAATGCAGCAAATGGCTTCAACCATGCAATTAATTGCCATTACTCATTTGCCTCAAGTCGCGGCAAAAGGAAACAGTCAATTTAAGGTCGAAAAAACGGAAAAATCGGGGGAAACACAAACTCAAATACGTTTACTGAATCATGAGGAAAGGATTGAGGAAATTGCTCAGTTAATAAGCGGTTCTGATATTACGGAAAACGCAAGAAAACAAGCTATTGAATTATTGAAATAA
- a CDS encoding DNA-directed RNA polymerase subunit omega — MNLKELNAPNTTITFNRQQIESKVGNIYEAIVIIGKRAEQINTFIKNDLNQKLDEFASNSDSLDEVFENREQIEVSKYYERLPKPTLIAIQEWLDNEVYFRKTDS, encoded by the coding sequence ATGAATTTAAAAGAATTAAATGCACCCAACACAACCATTACTTTCAACAGACAACAAATTGAAAGTAAAGTAGGTAACATTTATGAAGCTATAGTAATCATAGGTAAAAGAGCTGAACAAATCAATACCTTTATTAAAAATGATTTAAACCAAAAATTAGATGAATTTGCTTCTAATAGCGATTCTCTAGATGAAGTATTCGAAAACAGAGAACAAATCGAAGTTTCTAAATATTACGAAAGATTACCTAAACCAACGTTAATTGCCATTCAAGAATGGTTAGATAACGAAGTTTATTTTAGAAAAACAGACTCCTAA
- a CDS encoding acyl-CoA reductase translates to MSLNQRIKSLAAVRNILDQFLTKNRAESPTYSEFKNSISHAEIKNPWFTENSILSVLTYWDNVLTEEILTQWLSNYTIKSEESKTVGLVLAGNIPMVGFHDCISTLLAGHQAKIKLSSKDAVLIPFILNLWKEFCEELEFEWVDKLPPCDAVITTGTTNTARYFEYYFKDIPHIIRKNRTSIAILNGNESKEDLHGLADDVFSYFGLGCRSVTQLFIPENYDINKLFEVFISYQDCINHTKYSNNYDYNKAIYLMNQELFWDNNFILLKESRNLFSPIGTLYYSTYSDDSELEKFISQHADSLQCVVSAQPYQQFKTVSPGQAQNPKIDDYADGVDTLDFLSNL, encoded by the coding sequence ATGAGTTTAAATCAAAGAATAAAGTCGTTAGCTGCTGTAAGAAATATTTTAGATCAATTTCTTACTAAAAACCGGGCGGAATCCCCAACATATTCCGAATTTAAAAATAGTATCTCTCATGCTGAGATAAAAAACCCTTGGTTTACTGAAAACAGCATTCTTTCGGTTTTGACTTATTGGGATAATGTTCTTACTGAAGAAATACTAACCCAATGGTTATCTAACTATACAATAAAATCCGAAGAATCTAAAACAGTTGGATTGGTATTAGCGGGTAATATACCAATGGTTGGTTTTCACGACTGTATCAGTACTTTGCTGGCAGGGCATCAGGCAAAAATAAAATTATCATCTAAAGACGCTGTTCTTATCCCTTTTATACTTAACTTATGGAAAGAATTTTGTGAAGAATTGGAATTTGAATGGGTAGATAAACTTCCTCCTTGTGATGCGGTTATTACTACCGGTACTACCAATACTGCCAGATATTTTGAATATTATTTTAAAGATATACCGCATATAATACGTAAAAATAGAACTTCAATCGCTATACTTAACGGGAATGAATCGAAAGAAGATTTGCACGGCCTGGCAGATGATGTATTTTCTTATTTTGGTTTAGGATGCAGAAGTGTTACTCAACTTTTCATTCCTGAAAATTATGATATTAATAAACTCTTCGAAGTTTTTATTTCCTATCAAGATTGTATTAATCATACCAAATATTCGAATAATTACGATTATAATAAAGCGATTTATCTAATGAATCAAGAACTGTTTTGGGATAATAACTTTATACTATTGAAAGAATCTCGGAATTTATTTAGTCCTATAGGCACTCTATATTACAGTACGTATTCGGATGACTCAGAACTTGAAAAATTTATCTCTCAGCATGCAGATTCTCTACAATGCGTAGTGAGTGCCCAACCTTATCAACAATTTAAAACAGTATCTCCCGGACAGGCTCAAAATCCTAAAATAGATGATTATGCAGATGGCGTTGATACTTTAGACTTCTTATCGAATTTGTAA
- a CDS encoding 4Fe-4S dicluster domain-containing protein produces MAIKITDECINCGACEPECPNNAIYEGAVDWKLSEGTGLTGMVVTKSGLSIDADAPQKPISDDIYYIVADKCTECVGFHEEPQCAAVCPVDCCVPDDAHVESNEELHAKKDFLHPS; encoded by the coding sequence ATGGCTATAAAAATTACGGATGAATGTATAAATTGTGGAGCTTGTGAGCCGGAATGTCCTAATAATGCAATATATGAAGGAGCTGTTGACTGGAAACTGTCTGAAGGAACAGGTTTAACCGGTATGGTAGTTACGAAAAGTGGTCTTTCAATTGATGCGGATGCTCCTCAAAAACCTATATCTGACGATATTTATTATATAGTTGCTGACAAATGTACAGAATGCGTAGGGTTTCATGAAGAACCCCAGTGTGCTGCTGTATGTCCTGTCGATTGTTGTGTTCCGGATGATGCTCATGTTGAAAGTAATGAAGAACTACACGCTAAAAAAGATTTTTTACATCCTTCTTAA
- the dapA gene encoding 4-hydroxy-tetrahydrodipicolinate synthase, giving the protein MKSLQGLGVALITPFCEDGTVDFPSLEKLVNYNIEGGTNYLVILGTTAENATLNSEEKKQVIDCVKKSNNKRLPLVLGIGGNNTADILHQVRTTDLEDFTAILSVSPYYNKPSQEGIYLHYKSIAENSNKPILLYNVPGRTGSNIEAATTLRLAQDCPNILGIKEASPNFLQSTQIIKDKPSDFMVISGDDELALPMVLAGGLGVISVLGQALPHEVSQMIQLALERKVDDAYKIHYKIKKLFELIFAEGNPSGIKALLSLKGICKPYTRLPLTPASSNLIEKIEKELENLSILA; this is encoded by the coding sequence ATGAAATCATTACAAGGATTAGGTGTGGCTTTGATTACACCTTTTTGCGAAGATGGGACGGTTGATTTTCCATCCTTAGAAAAATTAGTAAATTACAATATTGAAGGCGGTACCAACTACCTAGTAATTTTGGGTACTACTGCCGAAAATGCTACTTTAAACTCAGAAGAAAAAAAACAGGTAATTGATTGCGTAAAAAAGAGTAACAACAAGAGATTACCTTTGGTTTTGGGTATAGGGGGAAATAATACGGCAGATATATTACATCAAGTTCGTACAACCGATCTGGAAGATTTTACGGCAATACTTTCCGTTTCTCCTTATTACAATAAACCTTCCCAAGAAGGAATTTATCTTCACTATAAAAGCATAGCAGAAAACAGCAACAAACCTATACTACTATATAATGTTCCCGGTAGAACGGGCTCTAACATTGAAGCTGCAACAACCCTTCGATTAGCTCAAGACTGCCCAAATATTTTAGGAATTAAAGAAGCAAGCCCAAACTTTTTACAATCCACACAAATTATTAAAGATAAACCATCTGATTTTATGGTGATTTCCGGAGATGATGAATTGGCTTTACCTATGGTATTAGCAGGTGGTTTGGGAGTTATATCTGTTTTAGGTCAAGCTCTTCCCCATGAAGTTTCTCAGATGATACAACTGGCATTAGAAAGGAAAGTCGATGATGCTTATAAAATTCATTATAAAATTAAAAAACTGTTTGAACTTATCTTTGCTGAAGGTAACCCTTCCGGTATAAAAGCATTATTATCTCTTAAAGGAATTTGTAAACCCTATACGCGTTTACCATTAACTCCTGCGTCTTCTAATCTCATTGAAAAAATAGAAAAAGAATTAGAAAACCTATCCATCTTAGCTTAA
- a CDS encoding D-2-hydroxyacid dehydrogenase: MKILPNDGISLSAIEFLEKEGHEVLNHKVAQEQLANFINDNNIDVLLVRSATQVRKELIDQCPSIKIIGRGGVGMDNIDVQYAKEKGIHVINTPAASSRSVAELVFAHMFSLYRYLQDSNRNMPLEGDTNFAALKKSYSGAMELGGKTLGVIGFGRIGVEVIKIGLSLGMKILVSDVNDITKTITLDFYDGQQVHFEISTVPMEEVIKNSDVISVHIPKQNKYVIGEAELNKMKPNAIIVNASRGGIIDEVALINALNEDKIFGAALDVFEKEPKPEITLLMNPKLSLSPHIGGNTKEAQERVGMELADQIIELAKK; the protein is encoded by the coding sequence ATGAAAATATTACCTAACGATGGCATTTCTTTATCTGCGATCGAATTTTTAGAAAAAGAAGGACATGAAGTATTAAACCATAAAGTAGCTCAAGAACAATTAGCTAACTTTATAAATGATAACAACATTGACGTATTATTAGTTAGAAGTGCTACTCAGGTACGAAAAGAACTGATAGATCAGTGTCCGTCAATAAAAATTATTGGTAGAGGAGGAGTAGGCATGGACAATATAGATGTACAATATGCCAAAGAAAAAGGAATTCATGTAATTAATACTCCGGCTGCATCTTCCAGATCTGTCGCAGAATTGGTATTTGCACATATGTTTAGCCTATACAGATATTTGCAAGATTCTAATCGTAACATGCCTTTGGAAGGAGACACGAATTTTGCAGCATTAAAAAAGTCTTATTCAGGAGCTATGGAGCTTGGAGGTAAAACTCTAGGGGTTATCGGTTTCGGACGAATCGGGGTGGAAGTTATCAAAATAGGATTGAGTTTAGGAATGAAAATATTGGTTTCTGATGTAAATGACATCACAAAAACAATTACATTGGATTTCTATGACGGTCAACAAGTTCATTTTGAAATATCTACAGTTCCTATGGAAGAAGTCATTAAAAATTCTGATGTTATTTCTGTACATATACCTAAACAAAATAAATATGTAATAGGAGAAGCTGAACTAAATAAAATGAAGCCTAATGCAATTATTGTGAATGCTTCAAGAGGGGGTATTATCGATGAAGTTGCCTTAATTAATGCCTTAAATGAAGATAAAATATTCGGAGCAGCATTAGATGTTTTTGAAAAAGAACCTAAACCGGAAATTACTTTATTAATGAACCCTAAACTATCTTTATCTCCACATATAGGAGGAAATACCAAAGAAGCTCAAGAAAGGGTAGGTATGGAATTAGCTGATCAAATTATTGAATTAGCAAAAAAATAG